A region of Pseudarthrobacter sp. NIBRBAC000502770 DNA encodes the following proteins:
- a CDS encoding cytosine permease — protein MAGGSTAVEARSIDMIPPGERHGHPRGQFTLWFGANAQITAIVDGALAVVFGADAFWAIVGLLVGNVLGGAVMALHSAQGPKLGLPQMISSRAQFGVYGAVIPLALVILMYVGFASTGTVLSGQAINLMLGVETPAVGILIFGAATALLAILGYKYIHALGRIATVLGLAGFLYLTVAVVTRFDVTQVLMVKGFEWPTFLTAVALGAGWQLTFGPYVADYSRYLPAHTSERKTFWYTFAGSVGGAQWAMTLGALAGGLSAAKLGGDFLKNQVGYMGDLAGAGLIAVFIYLMIVTGKLTVNCLNAYGAFMCGVTISTAVNRRDTVSKTVRIAFIVAVIGASVLIALFASKDFLNMFKNFVLLLLMVFTPWSVINLVDYYKISRDRLDIPALYNPDGRYGRWNAAALVSYGIGVVIQVPFLAQALYTGPVTKLLGGADISWLVGIVATLAIYYPWAKVTNRAPAESIYPAGRVGEPAAVAIEG, from the coding sequence ATGGCCGGAGGCAGTACCGCCGTAGAGGCACGTTCGATTGACATGATCCCGCCGGGTGAGCGCCACGGCCACCCGCGGGGCCAGTTCACCCTGTGGTTCGGCGCCAACGCGCAGATCACCGCCATCGTGGACGGCGCCCTGGCCGTGGTTTTCGGGGCGGATGCTTTCTGGGCCATCGTGGGACTGTTGGTGGGGAATGTGCTGGGCGGCGCCGTCATGGCCCTCCACTCTGCCCAGGGCCCCAAGCTGGGGCTGCCCCAGATGATTTCCAGCCGGGCGCAGTTCGGCGTGTACGGGGCCGTGATCCCGCTGGCACTGGTCATCCTGATGTACGTCGGATTCGCCTCCACCGGCACCGTCCTTTCGGGGCAGGCCATCAACCTCATGCTGGGAGTGGAGACGCCCGCCGTCGGAATCCTCATCTTCGGTGCGGCCACCGCCCTGCTGGCCATCCTGGGCTATAAGTACATCCACGCGCTGGGCCGCATCGCCACCGTGCTGGGCCTCGCCGGCTTCCTCTACCTGACGGTCGCCGTCGTCACCAGGTTCGACGTCACCCAGGTGCTGATGGTCAAGGGCTTCGAGTGGCCCACGTTCCTCACCGCCGTCGCCCTCGGCGCAGGCTGGCAGCTGACGTTCGGCCCGTACGTCGCCGACTACTCCCGCTACCTCCCGGCCCACACCTCCGAGCGCAAGACGTTCTGGTACACCTTCGCCGGCTCGGTGGGGGGCGCCCAGTGGGCCATGACCCTGGGCGCCCTGGCCGGAGGGCTGTCGGCCGCCAAGCTGGGCGGGGATTTCCTGAAGAACCAGGTGGGGTACATGGGCGACCTCGCCGGCGCCGGCCTGATCGCCGTCTTCATCTACCTGATGATCGTCACCGGCAAGCTGACAGTGAACTGCCTGAACGCCTATGGGGCCTTCATGTGCGGCGTGACCATCAGCACCGCGGTCAACCGCCGGGACACTGTCTCCAAAACCGTTCGGATCGCGTTCATCGTGGCGGTCATCGGTGCCAGCGTCCTCATCGCGCTGTTCGCCAGCAAGGACTTCCTGAACATGTTCAAGAACTTTGTGCTCCTGCTGCTGATGGTGTTCACGCCATGGTCCGTGATCAACCTCGTGGACTACTACAAGATCTCCCGCGACCGGCTGGACATCCCGGCCCTGTACAACCCGGACGGCCGCTACGGCCGCTGGAACGCCGCGGCCCTGGTCTCCTATGGAATCGGCGTCGTCATCCAGGTCCCGTTCCTGGCGCAGGCCCTGTATACCGGCCCGGTCACCAAGCTGCTGGGCGGGGCGGACATCTCCTGGCTCGTGGGGATCGTGGCCACCCTCGCCATCTACTACCCGTGGGCCAAGGTCACCAACCGGGCCCCGGCGGAATCGATCTACCCGGCGGGCAGGGTTGGGGAGCCGGCGGCCGTGGCAATAGAGGGGTAG
- a CDS encoding CaiB/BaiF CoA-transferase family protein, whose translation MSTENRQGPLAGHTVVDLSRALAGPHAGMMLADLGARVIKVENPGTGDDTRGWGPPFVGPEDDLQSTYFMSCNRNKESISLDLKSEDGQAVLRGLLERADVVIENFRPGVMDRLGFSTAAMHELNPRLVILSITGFGHDGPESQRSGYDQILQGEAGLMSLTGSGPDDPQRVGVPIADLLSGMNGAFGVLAALVERNRTGRGQVVRTSLLASLIGVHAFQGTRTTVAGEVPQAQGNHHPSIAPYGLFNCKDGSVQISVGSEKLWQSFAAAFGLDAAAPGFASNAERVRNRGEVIAAVERAFSGYGAVELLQKLNDAGIPAGKVRSLDEVYAWEQVASQGLVVEVDHPLLGKVSLPGPPLRFFAPGDAAETTPTGHDAPPLLNEDGAAIREWLGMAPAAPAAK comes from the coding sequence ATGAGCACCGAGAACCGCCAAGGCCCCCTGGCCGGGCACACCGTCGTCGACCTCAGCCGGGCACTGGCCGGACCGCACGCCGGCATGATGCTGGCGGACCTCGGTGCCCGCGTCATCAAGGTGGAGAACCCCGGCACGGGGGACGACACCCGGGGCTGGGGCCCGCCCTTCGTCGGCCCGGAGGATGACCTGCAGTCCACCTACTTCATGTCCTGCAACCGCAACAAGGAATCCATCAGTTTGGACCTGAAGAGCGAAGACGGGCAGGCGGTGCTGCGCGGACTGCTGGAGCGGGCCGATGTGGTGATCGAGAACTTCCGGCCCGGCGTCATGGACCGGCTGGGCTTCTCAACGGCGGCGATGCATGAACTCAACCCGCGCCTGGTGATCCTGTCCATCACCGGCTTTGGCCACGACGGCCCCGAATCCCAGCGGAGCGGCTACGACCAGATCCTGCAGGGCGAAGCCGGACTCATGTCACTCACCGGCTCCGGACCGGATGATCCGCAGCGCGTGGGCGTTCCCATCGCCGACCTGCTCTCCGGCATGAACGGGGCGTTCGGCGTCCTGGCGGCACTGGTGGAGCGGAACCGGACCGGCCGGGGCCAGGTGGTGCGCACGTCGCTGCTCGCTTCCCTGATCGGAGTCCACGCCTTCCAGGGAACCCGGACCACCGTTGCCGGCGAAGTTCCGCAGGCCCAGGGAAACCACCACCCGTCCATCGCACCCTACGGCCTGTTCAACTGCAAGGACGGCAGCGTCCAGATCAGCGTCGGCAGTGAGAAACTGTGGCAGTCCTTCGCGGCAGCCTTCGGCCTGGACGCTGCCGCCCCCGGTTTCGCCAGCAACGCCGAAAGGGTGCGGAACCGCGGCGAGGTGATTGCCGCCGTCGAACGCGCCTTCTCCGGGTACGGGGCGGTGGAACTGCTGCAGAAGCTGAACGACGCCGGGATCCCGGCCGGCAAGGTCCGCTCACTGGATGAGGTGTACGCCTGGGAGCAGGTGGCGTCCCAGGGCCTGGTGGTGGAGGTGGACCATCCGCTGCTGGGAAAGGTGAGCCTGCCGGGGCCGCCGCTGCGGTTCTTCGCACCCGGCGACGCCGCGGAAACCACCCCGACCGGGCACGACGCACCGCCGCTGCTGAATGAGGACGGCGCCGCCATCCGGGAATGGCTGGGCATGGCCCCCGCGGCTCCGGCGGCGAAGTAG
- a CDS encoding SLC13 family permease, producing the protein MSAPVLSIIILAAMFLLATVLPLNMGALAFVGAFLLGAVVLGMSTNEILANFPGGLFLTIVGVTYLFAIAQNNGTIDLLVRGAVKLVGSRVALIPWVMFAITAVITAVGALSPAAVAIIAPIALSFAGKYKISPLLMGMMVIHGAQAGGFSPIAVYGVTVNGILAKTDLAFSPTALFLSSFIFNLVIALVLFVVLGGKNLLSSKVGHFVEQAAEARMAVSVGAKAAGGDVPFKGFGSGMYGPRDPAGDGIAATKERSERIPQLVTIAGLIVLAVVALGFKMDVGFVSITIAIVLALVSPAAQKGAINKISWSTVLLICGMLTFVGVLEEAGTIKFVSSGVAGMGMPLLAALIICFIGAVVSAFASSTAILAALIPLAVPFLSTGEIGAVGVICALAVSATIVDVSPFSTNGALVLANAPEGVDKDQYYKRILGYSGIVIVAGPVLAWLALVVPGWL; encoded by the coding sequence ATGTCCGCTCCTGTCCTATCCATCATCATCCTCGCGGCGATGTTCCTGCTCGCCACCGTCCTGCCCCTCAACATGGGTGCGCTCGCCTTCGTCGGCGCCTTCCTGCTCGGCGCCGTGGTGCTGGGCATGTCCACCAATGAGATCCTGGCCAACTTCCCCGGCGGCCTCTTCCTCACCATCGTGGGCGTCACCTACCTCTTCGCCATCGCGCAGAACAACGGCACCATCGACCTCCTGGTCCGGGGAGCCGTCAAGCTCGTGGGCAGCCGCGTTGCCCTCATCCCCTGGGTCATGTTCGCCATCACCGCGGTGATCACGGCCGTGGGCGCCCTGTCTCCCGCCGCCGTCGCCATCATTGCCCCCATCGCCCTGAGCTTTGCCGGCAAGTACAAGATCAGCCCGCTCCTGATGGGCATGATGGTGATCCACGGCGCACAGGCCGGCGGCTTCTCGCCCATCGCCGTCTACGGCGTCACCGTCAACGGCATCCTGGCCAAGACCGACCTCGCGTTCAGCCCCACCGCCCTGTTCCTGTCCAGCTTCATCTTCAACCTGGTCATCGCGCTGGTCCTCTTCGTGGTCCTGGGCGGCAAGAACCTCCTGTCCTCCAAGGTGGGACACTTCGTGGAGCAGGCGGCCGAGGCGCGCATGGCAGTCAGCGTCGGCGCCAAGGCGGCCGGCGGCGACGTTCCTTTCAAGGGCTTCGGCTCGGGCATGTACGGCCCCCGCGACCCAGCAGGCGACGGCATTGCCGCCACCAAGGAACGTTCCGAACGGATCCCCCAGCTTGTCACCATTGCCGGACTGATCGTGCTGGCCGTGGTGGCCCTCGGCTTCAAGATGGATGTCGGCTTCGTGTCCATCACCATCGCCATCGTGCTGGCCCTGGTCTCCCCGGCCGCTCAGAAGGGCGCCATCAACAAGATCAGCTGGTCCACCGTGCTGCTCATTTGCGGCATGCTGACCTTCGTCGGCGTGCTTGAGGAGGCCGGCACCATCAAATTCGTCTCCAGCGGCGTCGCCGGAATGGGAATGCCGCTGCTGGCGGCCCTCATCATCTGCTTCATCGGCGCCGTGGTGTCCGCCTTCGCCTCCTCCACCGCGATCCTGGCAGCGCTCATCCCGCTCGCCGTCCCGTTCCTGTCCACCGGTGAAATCGGCGCCGTGGGCGTCATCTGCGCCCTGGCGGTCTCCGCCACGATCGTTGACGTCTCGCCGTTTTCCACCAACGGCGCACTGGTGCTGGCCAACGCCCCGGAGGGCGTGGACAAGGACCAGTACTACAAGCGGATCCTCGGCTACAGCGGAATCGTCATCGTGGCCGGACCCGTCCTGGCATGGCTGGCACTGGTGGTCCCCGGCTGGCTCTAA
- a CDS encoding lipopolysaccharide assembly LapA domain-containing protein, translated as MSAGQYTPGPDRLPEREATTPPANPAQPSGDRAASLGGAPSYPAREPRTPATGTSAAGTSATTAPGGATPERKVTRAGVIWAAVVAALALLILLIVFILQNQEQALVKFLGFEGSVPLGMALFIAAVTGGVLVAVAGGARILQLRSNAHRARVRQRK; from the coding sequence ATGAGCGCAGGACAGTACACGCCAGGACCGGACCGCCTGCCGGAACGCGAGGCCACCACGCCGCCAGCAAACCCGGCCCAGCCGTCAGGGGACCGGGCCGCATCCCTCGGCGGCGCCCCGTCCTACCCAGCGCGGGAGCCCCGAACGCCGGCCACAGGAACCTCGGCCGCAGGAACCTCGGCCACGACCGCCCCGGGCGGCGCCACCCCGGAGCGCAAGGTCACCCGCGCCGGAGTCATCTGGGCAGCGGTAGTGGCTGCCTTGGCGCTCCTGATCCTGCTGATCGTTTTCATCCTGCAGAACCAGGAACAGGCCTTGGTGAAATTCCTGGGCTTCGAGGGCTCAGTCCCGCTTGGCATGGCTCTGTTCATCGCGGCCGTGACGGGCGGCGTGCTGGTGGCCGTTGCGGGCGGCGCGCGTATCCTCCAGCTCCGCTCCAACGCCCACAGGGCGCGGGTCCGGCAACGAAAGTAG
- a CDS encoding DUF4190 domain-containing protein, protein MSNQPSQGPDYQRPENQSGGPPWSGYQPPGQYGQGAGHGQSQYGQAQYNQPQYNQPQYFGQASYYGQQVEPKTLSIASMVCGIASVIMGWLLLPQFAAIITGHLALRREPSGKGMSITGLVLGYLCLLGYGALWLLFIIGVAVAGTAGSNTGTF, encoded by the coding sequence ATGAGCAACCAGCCATCCCAGGGGCCCGATTACCAGCGACCCGAAAACCAGTCCGGCGGCCCGCCGTGGTCCGGGTACCAGCCACCGGGCCAGTATGGGCAGGGAGCCGGTCACGGCCAGTCCCAGTATGGCCAGGCCCAGTACAACCAGCCGCAGTACAACCAGCCCCAGTACTTCGGCCAGGCGTCCTACTACGGCCAGCAGGTGGAACCCAAAACGCTGAGCATCGCCAGCATGGTCTGCGGCATCGCCTCGGTGATCATGGGCTGGCTGTTGCTGCCCCAGTTCGCCGCCATCATCACCGGCCATTTGGCCCTGCGCCGTGAACCCTCGGGCAAGGGGATGTCCATCACCGGCCTGGTGCTGGGTTACCTTTGCCTGCTGGGCTACGGAGCGCTCTGGCTGTTGTTCATTATTGGCGTGGCCGTCGCCGGCACTGCCGGGTCAAACACCGGCACGTTCTAA
- a CDS encoding LysE/ArgO family amino acid transporter, with amino-acid sequence MLTGLALIVAIGAQNAFVLRQGIRREHIGAVVLVCMAGDALLIVGGTAGIGALVTHFPGVLEVLRWAGAAYLLWFAVRSFLAAARPSALTEQSPRSRNSVIATTAALTFLNPHVYLDTVVLLGSLANQQGPGLRWTFAAGAVAGSVLWFTALGYGARALARVLSSPRTWRWIDAAIGVLMVVLAVRLVLH; translated from the coding sequence ATGCTGACCGGGCTGGCGCTGATCGTGGCGATCGGCGCCCAGAACGCCTTTGTGCTGCGCCAGGGCATCCGCCGGGAGCACATTGGCGCAGTGGTGCTCGTCTGCATGGCCGGTGACGCGCTGCTGATCGTGGGCGGAACAGCGGGGATCGGAGCGCTTGTCACCCATTTCCCCGGGGTGCTGGAAGTCCTGCGCTGGGCCGGAGCCGCCTATTTGCTGTGGTTCGCGGTGCGGTCCTTCCTGGCAGCGGCGAGGCCTTCCGCGCTGACGGAGCAGTCGCCCAGGTCCAGGAACTCGGTCATCGCCACCACGGCCGCCCTGACCTTCCTCAACCCACATGTCTACCTGGACACCGTGGTGCTGCTGGGCAGCCTCGCCAACCAGCAGGGCCCCGGGCTGCGCTGGACCTTTGCCGCCGGCGCCGTGGCCGGAAGCGTCCTGTGGTTCACGGCCCTCGGGTACGGGGCGCGGGCGCTGGCCCGGGTGCTCTCCAGCCCCCGGACCTGGCGGTGGATCGACGCCGCCATCGGCGTCCTGATGGTGGTCCTGGCCGTCCGGCTGGTCCTGCACTGA
- a CDS encoding nuclease-related domain-containing protein, with protein MGAGDGAAEQSRLAAERVARLKRRLDEADQSTKAWDTAAVGERTVADKLSELVPRGWYVLHDVHWPGRPKATLDHVLVGPGGVVVVDSKNWTGEVQVASGVLWQGRYARTQAVEGALAQCAAVASVLAPPHRRLVRPLICMAAQPDLFGITDSDVAVAGSQRVVPAIESLPAVLDQQAVVGLYEDLGRQLTHEQEPGITALRNVRPGTVVRPAGALPPAGPAASPGGKTGAKDAARARSASRHPAGRALPPRDVQAGQHAAAPAGHWRHGRSTRAQHHGGTSAGKLALLAAFVIFAVYFLPYLAR; from the coding sequence ATGGGGGCAGGAGACGGGGCAGCGGAGCAGTCCAGGCTTGCTGCCGAGCGCGTGGCGCGGCTGAAGCGCAGGCTGGATGAGGCCGATCAATCCACCAAGGCATGGGATACCGCCGCGGTGGGGGAGCGGACGGTGGCCGACAAGCTCAGCGAGCTGGTTCCCCGCGGCTGGTACGTGCTCCACGATGTCCATTGGCCGGGCAGGCCCAAGGCCACCCTGGACCACGTCCTGGTGGGACCGGGCGGCGTGGTGGTGGTGGATTCCAAGAACTGGACCGGCGAGGTGCAGGTGGCGTCCGGCGTGCTCTGGCAGGGCCGCTATGCGCGCACCCAGGCCGTCGAAGGTGCCCTGGCCCAATGCGCTGCCGTTGCCTCGGTGCTGGCTCCGCCGCACCGCAGGCTGGTCCGTCCACTTATCTGCATGGCTGCCCAGCCCGACCTTTTTGGTATCACCGACTCGGACGTGGCCGTGGCCGGTTCGCAGCGGGTGGTCCCGGCCATCGAGTCGCTGCCGGCGGTACTGGACCAGCAGGCCGTGGTGGGCCTGTACGAGGACCTGGGCCGGCAGCTCACGCACGAGCAGGAGCCCGGCATCACTGCCCTGCGCAACGTGCGTCCGGGAACCGTGGTGCGCCCGGCGGGAGCCCTGCCCCCGGCCGGTCCCGCCGCAAGCCCGGGAGGCAAAACCGGAGCCAAGGACGCAGCCAGGGCCCGCAGCGCATCCCGCCACCCCGCAGGCCGGGCCCTGCCGCCACGGGACGTCCAGGCAGGGCAGCATGCGGCCGCGCCGGCCGGGCATTGGCGCCACGGCCGGAGCACCAGGGCGCAGCACCACGGCGGGACCAGCGCAGGCAAGCTGGCGCTGCTGGCGGCCTTCGTTATTTTTGCCGTCTATTTCCTGCCCTACTTGGCCCGCTAG
- a CDS encoding FadR/GntR family transcriptional regulator: MEKTARLGLERVARPRLYEQLVEQILAYIESAQLKPGDLLPAERDLAERLGVSRATLAQALVALEVLGVIDVQHGTGAVLARRPSVASVVKGLREHQSRLPEIVEARSTLEVKLAALAAERRTDQDLAAIDNALDVMAQEISDGDRGTHGDELFHQAITGAAHSSVLAQLMAFIAEMILETRMESLGQPGRPEQSLASHRKIADAVRAQDAAAAADAMLAHIELVSDVELLR, encoded by the coding sequence GTGGAGAAGACGGCACGGCTGGGGCTGGAACGCGTTGCGCGGCCACGGCTGTACGAGCAGCTGGTGGAACAGATCCTTGCCTACATCGAGTCCGCCCAGCTGAAGCCCGGCGACCTGCTGCCGGCCGAGCGCGACCTCGCCGAGCGGCTGGGCGTCTCCCGCGCCACTCTCGCCCAGGCACTGGTGGCCCTTGAGGTTCTGGGCGTCATTGACGTGCAGCACGGCACCGGAGCCGTGCTGGCCCGGAGGCCCAGCGTCGCCTCGGTGGTCAAGGGCCTGCGTGAGCACCAGAGCCGGCTGCCGGAAATCGTGGAAGCCCGCAGCACCCTGGAGGTGAAGCTTGCCGCCCTTGCCGCGGAACGCCGGACGGACCAGGACCTCGCCGCGATCGACAACGCCCTGGACGTCATGGCACAGGAAATCAGCGACGGCGACCGCGGCACCCACGGTGACGAACTCTTCCACCAGGCAATCACCGGCGCGGCGCACTCCTCGGTCCTGGCACAGCTGATGGCCTTCATCGCGGAGATGATCCTGGAAACAAGGATGGAGTCGCTGGGCCAGCCCGGCCGGCCGGAACAGTCACTGGCATCACACCGGAAAATCGCGGATGCCGTGCGTGCGCAGGACGCTGCGGCAGCGGCCGACGCCATGCTGGCGCACATCGAGCTCGTCTCCGACGTGGAGCTGCTCCGCTAG
- a CDS encoding LysR family transcriptional regulator ArgP: MNLEHLKALVAVVDEGTFEAAADLLRVTPSAVSQRIKALETSVGQVLVRRRVPCTATDAGALLLRMGRQVQLLEAETSAALGTGSTLRAPLPVAVNADSLATWFLPVLHQAAGWEDSALDLHVEDQGYSSQLLRDGAVMAAVTSDPVPVSGCRVELLGSMRYIPVAAPGLRRRFSSPGGMDWAAMPVMKFNAKDTLQQQLLAAKSVQQAPPTHTVPSSQGFLAAVRAGLGWGMIPELQLSGELADGALVRLEEAAHQDVALYWQAWSLDSNRLARIGAAVREAAIDQLRPGTRQEPSGPSRAGNRRQK; encoded by the coding sequence ATGAACCTTGAACACCTGAAGGCCCTCGTCGCGGTTGTCGACGAAGGAACGTTTGAGGCCGCGGCAGACCTGCTCCGCGTCACTCCGTCGGCCGTGAGCCAGCGCATCAAGGCGCTGGAAACCTCCGTGGGGCAGGTCCTGGTACGCCGCCGGGTTCCCTGTACCGCCACGGACGCGGGTGCGCTGCTGCTGCGGATGGGCCGCCAGGTGCAGTTACTCGAGGCCGAGACCTCGGCAGCACTGGGAACGGGTTCGACCTTGCGGGCCCCTCTGCCAGTGGCCGTGAACGCCGATTCGCTGGCCACGTGGTTCCTTCCGGTCCTGCACCAGGCCGCAGGCTGGGAGGACTCTGCACTGGACCTTCATGTTGAGGACCAGGGCTACAGCAGCCAACTGCTCCGCGACGGCGCAGTGATGGCCGCGGTGACCTCCGACCCTGTCCCGGTGAGCGGATGCCGCGTGGAGTTGCTGGGATCCATGCGCTACATCCCGGTGGCCGCTCCAGGGCTGCGCCGGCGCTTTTCCAGCCCAGGCGGGATGGACTGGGCGGCAATGCCGGTTATGAAATTCAATGCGAAGGACACCCTGCAGCAGCAGCTGCTGGCCGCGAAGAGCGTGCAGCAGGCTCCGCCCACGCATACCGTGCCCTCATCCCAGGGGTTCCTTGCAGCGGTCAGGGCAGGCCTGGGCTGGGGAATGATTCCGGAGCTCCAGCTCTCGGGCGAACTGGCGGACGGCGCCCTGGTCCGGTTGGAAGAGGCCGCCCACCAGGACGTTGCCCTCTACTGGCAGGCCTGGTCCCTCGATTCAAACCGGCTCGCGCGGATCGGCGCGGCGGTCCGCGAGGCCGCCATTGACCAACTGCGGCCCGGGACCCGGCAGGAGCCTAGCGGGCCAAGTAGGGCAGGAAATAGACGGCAAAAATAA
- a CDS encoding carboxyl transferase domain-containing protein, translating into MNATELLEAVVDPGSFVSWDAEPEQPGLSEEYARDLAKARERSGADESVITGAGLIRGRRVALIVSEFSFLAGSIGHAAAQRIVAAVERATAEGLPLLAGPASGGTRMQEGTLAFLSMVKITGAVRAHRQAGLPYLVYLRHPTTGGVMASWGSLGHINVAEPGALLGFLGPRVYQALYGEAFPENVQVAENLFNKGLIDGVVEPRDLADLVGRALDILAPAAPLPPRPAAPDTLNVRPSSVDAWTSIGLSRRPRRPDLRQLLKFGAGDALPLNGTGQGEKDPGLLLALARFGTQSCIVLGHARPLRKDAAGMGPGSLREARRGMKLAEELRLPLLTVIDTAGAALSQEAEEGGLAGEIARSLHELIGLESPSVSVLLGQGAGGGALALLPADRTIAAQHSWLSPLPPEGASAIVHRTTEFAPAMAQAQGVNVAALYANGLVDHIVDERGDASLEPREFCVRMAQAIEYELATVAGVPVPELVAARAGKFATLGAR; encoded by the coding sequence ATGAACGCCACCGAGTTGCTCGAAGCCGTGGTGGACCCCGGTTCGTTCGTTTCCTGGGACGCGGAACCGGAGCAGCCCGGGCTGTCCGAAGAGTACGCCCGGGACCTGGCCAAGGCGCGGGAGCGCAGCGGCGCCGACGAATCAGTGATCACCGGCGCCGGGCTGATCCGCGGCCGGAGGGTCGCACTCATCGTCAGCGAATTTTCGTTCCTTGCCGGGTCGATCGGCCACGCGGCAGCGCAAAGGATTGTTGCCGCCGTCGAACGCGCCACTGCCGAAGGGCTCCCGCTGCTGGCCGGTCCGGCGTCAGGCGGCACGCGGATGCAGGAAGGGACGCTCGCGTTCCTGTCCATGGTGAAGATCACCGGCGCAGTCCGCGCGCACCGACAGGCCGGGCTTCCCTACCTGGTCTACCTGCGCCACCCCACCACCGGCGGCGTGATGGCGTCCTGGGGATCCCTGGGGCACATCAACGTGGCCGAACCCGGGGCCCTGCTGGGATTCCTTGGCCCACGCGTCTACCAGGCGCTGTATGGCGAAGCGTTCCCGGAGAACGTCCAGGTGGCGGAAAACCTCTTCAACAAGGGGTTGATCGACGGCGTGGTGGAACCCCGCGACCTCGCCGATCTGGTGGGCCGGGCGCTGGACATCCTCGCTCCCGCGGCCCCGCTGCCGCCGCGCCCCGCGGCTCCCGACACCCTGAACGTCCGGCCATCGTCCGTGGACGCCTGGACGTCCATCGGGCTCTCCCGGCGGCCGCGGCGGCCCGACCTGCGCCAGTTGCTGAAATTCGGCGCCGGCGATGCCCTTCCCTTGAACGGAACCGGGCAGGGCGAGAAGGACCCCGGGTTGTTGCTGGCTCTTGCACGCTTCGGCACCCAGTCCTGCATCGTGCTGGGGCACGCACGCCCGCTGCGGAAAGACGCCGCCGGCATGGGTCCCGGGTCATTGCGGGAAGCACGGCGGGGGATGAAGCTGGCGGAGGAACTGCGGCTTCCCCTGCTGACTGTCATCGATACCGCCGGTGCCGCCCTTTCGCAGGAAGCGGAGGAGGGCGGGCTTGCCGGCGAGATTGCGCGCTCGCTGCATGAACTGATCGGACTCGAGTCACCGTCGGTTTCCGTGCTGCTTGGCCAGGGGGCCGGGGGAGGGGCGCTGGCGCTGCTGCCTGCGGACAGGACCATCGCCGCGCAGCACAGCTGGCTGTCGCCGCTGCCGCCGGAGGGAGCCAGCGCCATCGTCCACCGGACCACCGAATTCGCGCCCGCCATGGCCCAGGCGCAGGGTGTGAACGTCGCGGCGCTGTACGCGAACGGGCTGGTGGACCACATCGTTGACGAGCGCGGTGATGCTTCCCTGGAGCCACGCGAATTCTGCGTCCGGATGGCACAGGCGATTGAGTATGAGCTGGCGACTGTGGCGGGAGTTCCCGTGCCGGAACTGGTGGCTGCCCGCGCCGGAAAGTTCGCGACGCTGGGCGCGCGCTAG